The Pseudoliparis swirei isolate HS2019 ecotype Mariana Trench chromosome 1, NWPU_hadal_v1, whole genome shotgun sequence genome has a window encoding:
- the zgc:91944 gene encoding homeobox-containing protein 1 isoform X6 — protein MRQWCVPAATPRAEPLPPGRLSVSPPPSDARMEFCEAEPRYTLEQIDLLQRLRLSGMTKPQILHALESLERLDPDHRPPHGDSQPAPSNSNNNINNAANNNINNATPAAAAAPAPSSSSSSSSSLSLASATTQTSGLDGAALSPSNSYEASPPPLYPPSAAAQRSFSYDMMADEEWDLEEKVAEYMRRDSNLVKEEIKTFLNNRRISQAIVGQVTGISQSYISQWLLQQGLEMSDSKRRAFYRWYLLERNNPGATLSMRSLVKEEPDWRTGVMAADRAGLVGGPLRLRRGSRFTWRKECQSIMESFFMENQYPDEAKREEIANACNSVIQKPGCKLSEFERVTALKVYNWFANRRKEMKRRANIEAAILESHGIEVPSPSCHSNGEEGEMPEFADQEDASSHRTAEQQDPSLLLATTEAAAAPPSPAPPPQGLDRKEEAEEEEEEEDPKRETVDEE, from the exons ACGCCAGGATGGAGTTCTGCGAGGCGGAGCCGCGCTACACCCTGGAGCAGATCGACCTCCTGCAGCGCCTGCGTCTCTCCGGCATGACCAAACCTCAGATCCTCCACGCCTTGGAGTCGCTGGAGCGGCTGGACCCGGACCACCGCCCGCCACACGGCGACTCCCAACCCGCCCCgtccaacagcaacaacaacatcaacaacgccgccaacaacaacatcaacaacgccacgcccgccgccgccgccgctccggccccgtcctcctcttcctcctcgtcctcgtcgctGTCCCTCGCCTCCGCCACCACGCAGACCTCGGGCCTGGACGGCGCCGCGCTGTCGCCCAGCAACAGCTACGAGGCCTCGCCGCCGCCCCTCTACCCCCCCAGCGCGGCGGCGCAGCGCTCGTTCAGCTACGACATGATGGCCGACGAGGAGTGGGACCTGGAGGAGAAGGTGGCGGAGTACATGAG GCGGGACAGCAACCTGGTGAAGGAGGAGATCAAAACGTTCCTCAACAATCGGAGGATCTCTCAGGCCATCGTCGGCCAGGTCACAG GCATCAGCCAGAGCTACATCTCCCAGTGGCTGCTGCAGCAGGGCCTGGAGATGAGCGACTCCAAGCGCCGCGCCTTCTACCGCTGGTACCTGCTGGAGAGGAACAACCCAG GTGCCACCTTGTCCATGCGCTCTCTGGTGAAGGAGGAGCCTGATTGGAGGACGGGCGTCATGGCGGCCGACAGGGCGGGGCTTGTGGGCGGGCCCCTGAGGCTGCGCAGAGGAAGCcgcttcacctggaggaagGAGTGCCAATCAATCATGGAGAG TTTCTTCATGGAGAACCAGTACCCGGACGAGGCGAAGCGAGAGGAGATCGCCAACGCCTGTAACTCCGTCATTCAGAAACCGG GCTGCAAACTGTCCGAGTTTGAGCGCGTGACGGCGCTGAAGGTGTACAACTGGTTCGCCAACCGTcggaaggagatgaagagaaggGCGAATATCG AAGCTGCCATTTTGGAAAGCCATGGAATCGAGGTGCCAAGTCCAAGCTGCCACTCGAATGGCGAGGAGGGAGAGATGCCGGAGTTCGCCGACCAG GAAGACGCCTCCTCCCACAGGACCGCTGAGCAACAAGACCCCTCCTTGTTGTTGGCGACCACGGAGGCCGCGGCGGCCCCCccgagccccgcccccccgcctcAGGGCCTGGATcggaaggaggaggcggaggaggaagaggaggaggaagatccgAAAAGGGAGACGGTGGACGAAGAGTGA
- the zgc:91944 gene encoding homeobox-containing protein 1 isoform X7, which translates to MRQWCVPAATPRAEPLPPGRLSVSPPPSDARMEFCEAEPRYTLEQIDLLQRLRLSGMTKPQILHALESLERLDPDHRPPHGDSQPAPSNSNNNINNAANNNINNATPAAAAAPAPSSSSSSSSSLSLASATTQTSGLDGAALSPSNSYEASPPPLYPPSAAAQRSFSYDMMADEEWDLEEKVAEYMRRDSNLVKEEIKTFLNNRRISQAIVGQVTGISQSYISQWLLQQGLEMSDSKRRAFYRWYLLERNNPGATLSMRSLVKEEPDWRTGVMAADRAGLVGGPLRLRRGSRFTWRKECQSIMESFFMENQYPDEAKREEIANACNSVIQKPGCKLSEFERVTALKVYNWFANRRKEMKRRANIAAILESHGIEVPSPSCHSNGEEGEMPEFADQEDASSHRTAEQQDPSLLLATTEAAAAPPSPAPPPQGLDRKEEAEEEEEEEDPKRETVDEE; encoded by the exons ACGCCAGGATGGAGTTCTGCGAGGCGGAGCCGCGCTACACCCTGGAGCAGATCGACCTCCTGCAGCGCCTGCGTCTCTCCGGCATGACCAAACCTCAGATCCTCCACGCCTTGGAGTCGCTGGAGCGGCTGGACCCGGACCACCGCCCGCCACACGGCGACTCCCAACCCGCCCCgtccaacagcaacaacaacatcaacaacgccgccaacaacaacatcaacaacgccacgcccgccgccgccgccgctccggccccgtcctcctcttcctcctcgtcctcgtcgctGTCCCTCGCCTCCGCCACCACGCAGACCTCGGGCCTGGACGGCGCCGCGCTGTCGCCCAGCAACAGCTACGAGGCCTCGCCGCCGCCCCTCTACCCCCCCAGCGCGGCGGCGCAGCGCTCGTTCAGCTACGACATGATGGCCGACGAGGAGTGGGACCTGGAGGAGAAGGTGGCGGAGTACATGAG GCGGGACAGCAACCTGGTGAAGGAGGAGATCAAAACGTTCCTCAACAATCGGAGGATCTCTCAGGCCATCGTCGGCCAGGTCACAG GCATCAGCCAGAGCTACATCTCCCAGTGGCTGCTGCAGCAGGGCCTGGAGATGAGCGACTCCAAGCGCCGCGCCTTCTACCGCTGGTACCTGCTGGAGAGGAACAACCCAG GTGCCACCTTGTCCATGCGCTCTCTGGTGAAGGAGGAGCCTGATTGGAGGACGGGCGTCATGGCGGCCGACAGGGCGGGGCTTGTGGGCGGGCCCCTGAGGCTGCGCAGAGGAAGCcgcttcacctggaggaagGAGTGCCAATCAATCATGGAGAG TTTCTTCATGGAGAACCAGTACCCGGACGAGGCGAAGCGAGAGGAGATCGCCAACGCCTGTAACTCCGTCATTCAGAAACCGG GCTGCAAACTGTCCGAGTTTGAGCGCGTGACGGCGCTGAAGGTGTACAACTGGTTCGCCAACCGTcggaaggagatgaagagaaggGCGAATATCG CTGCCATTTTGGAAAGCCATGGAATCGAGGTGCCAAGTCCAAGCTGCCACTCGAATGGCGAGGAGGGAGAGATGCCGGAGTTCGCCGACCAG GAAGACGCCTCCTCCCACAGGACCGCTGAGCAACAAGACCCCTCCTTGTTGTTGGCGACCACGGAGGCCGCGGCGGCCCCCccgagccccgcccccccgcctcAGGGCCTGGATcggaaggaggaggcggaggaggaagaggaggaggaagatccgAAAAGGGAGACGGTGGACGAAGAGTGA
- the zgc:91944 gene encoding homeobox-containing protein 1 isoform X2, translating into MRQWCVPAATPRAEPLPPGRLSVSPPPSDARMEFCEAEPRYTLEQIDLLQRLRLSGMTKPQILHALESLERLDPDHRPPHGDSQPAPSNSNNNINNAANNNINNATPAAAAAPAPSSSSSSSSSLSLASATTQTSGLDGAALSPSNSYEASPPPLYPPSAAAQRSFSYDMMADEEWDLEEKVAEYMRRDSNLVKEEIKTFLNNRRISQAIVGQVTGISQSYISQWLLQQGLEMSDSKRRAFYRWYLLERNNPGLRWSESQHGVSPAPRARDGGPVAGASGCLPNPNTNLNPNPNPVWSRQRELLMHLLPWYAAAAAQAQPGATLSMRSLVKEEPDWRTGVMAADRAGLVGGPLRLRRGSRFTWRKECQSIMESFFMENQYPDEAKREEIANACNSVIQKPGCKLSEFERVTALKVYNWFANRRKEMKRRANIAAILESHGIEVPSPSCHSNGEEGEMPEFADQVTHRFSEQEDASSHRTAEQQDPSLLLATTEAAAAPPSPAPPPQGLDRKEEAEEEEEEEDPKRETVDEE; encoded by the exons ACGCCAGGATGGAGTTCTGCGAGGCGGAGCCGCGCTACACCCTGGAGCAGATCGACCTCCTGCAGCGCCTGCGTCTCTCCGGCATGACCAAACCTCAGATCCTCCACGCCTTGGAGTCGCTGGAGCGGCTGGACCCGGACCACCGCCCGCCACACGGCGACTCCCAACCCGCCCCgtccaacagcaacaacaacatcaacaacgccgccaacaacaacatcaacaacgccacgcccgccgccgccgccgctccggccccgtcctcctcttcctcctcgtcctcgtcgctGTCCCTCGCCTCCGCCACCACGCAGACCTCGGGCCTGGACGGCGCCGCGCTGTCGCCCAGCAACAGCTACGAGGCCTCGCCGCCGCCCCTCTACCCCCCCAGCGCGGCGGCGCAGCGCTCGTTCAGCTACGACATGATGGCCGACGAGGAGTGGGACCTGGAGGAGAAGGTGGCGGAGTACATGAG GCGGGACAGCAACCTGGTGAAGGAGGAGATCAAAACGTTCCTCAACAATCGGAGGATCTCTCAGGCCATCGTCGGCCAGGTCACAG GCATCAGCCAGAGCTACATCTCCCAGTGGCTGCTGCAGCAGGGCCTGGAGATGAGCGACTCCAAGCGCCGCGCCTTCTACCGCTGGTACCTGCTGGAGAGGAACAACCCAG GGCTGAGGTGGAGTGAAAGCCAGCACGGCGTGAGCCCCGCGCCCCGGGCCCGGGACGGCGGGCCGGTGGCGGGCGCCAGCGGCTGCCTCCCCAACCCCAACACCAACCTCAACCCCAACCCCAACCCGGTGTGGAGCAGGCAGAGAGAGCTGCTGATGCACCTGCTGCCGTggtacgccgccgccgccgcccaggCCCAGCCAG GTGCCACCTTGTCCATGCGCTCTCTGGTGAAGGAGGAGCCTGATTGGAGGACGGGCGTCATGGCGGCCGACAGGGCGGGGCTTGTGGGCGGGCCCCTGAGGCTGCGCAGAGGAAGCcgcttcacctggaggaagGAGTGCCAATCAATCATGGAGAG TTTCTTCATGGAGAACCAGTACCCGGACGAGGCGAAGCGAGAGGAGATCGCCAACGCCTGTAACTCCGTCATTCAGAAACCGG GCTGCAAACTGTCCGAGTTTGAGCGCGTGACGGCGCTGAAGGTGTACAACTGGTTCGCCAACCGTcggaaggagatgaagagaaggGCGAATATCG CTGCCATTTTGGAAAGCCATGGAATCGAGGTGCCAAGTCCAAGCTGCCACTCGAATGGCGAGGAGGGAGAGATGCCGGAGTTCGCCGACCAGGTGACTCATCGATTCTCAGAGCAG GAAGACGCCTCCTCCCACAGGACCGCTGAGCAACAAGACCCCTCCTTGTTGTTGGCGACCACGGAGGCCGCGGCGGCCCCCccgagccccgcccccccgcctcAGGGCCTGGATcggaaggaggaggcggaggaggaagaggaggaggaagatccgAAAAGGGAGACGGTGGACGAAGAGTGA
- the zgc:91944 gene encoding homeobox-containing protein 1 isoform X4 has product MRQWCVPAATPRAEPLPPGRLSVSPPPSDARMEFCEAEPRYTLEQIDLLQRLRLSGMTKPQILHALESLERLDPDHRPPHGDSQPAPSNSNNNINNAANNNINNATPAAAAAPAPSSSSSSSSSLSLASATTQTSGLDGAALSPSNSYEASPPPLYPPSAAAQRSFSYDMMADEEWDLEEKVAEYMRRDSNLVKEEIKTFLNNRRISQAIVGQVTGISQSYISQWLLQQGLEMSDSKRRAFYRWYLLERNNPGATLSMRSLVKEEPDWRTGVMAADRAGLVGGPLRLRRGSRFTWRKECQSIMESFFMENQYPDEAKREEIANACNSVIQKPGCKLSEFERVTALKVYNWFANRRKEMKRRANIEAAILESHGIEVPSPSCHSNGEEGEMPEFADQVTHRFSEQEDASSHRTAEQQDPSLLLATTEAAAAPPSPAPPPQGLDRKEEAEEEEEEEDPKRETVDEE; this is encoded by the exons ACGCCAGGATGGAGTTCTGCGAGGCGGAGCCGCGCTACACCCTGGAGCAGATCGACCTCCTGCAGCGCCTGCGTCTCTCCGGCATGACCAAACCTCAGATCCTCCACGCCTTGGAGTCGCTGGAGCGGCTGGACCCGGACCACCGCCCGCCACACGGCGACTCCCAACCCGCCCCgtccaacagcaacaacaacatcaacaacgccgccaacaacaacatcaacaacgccacgcccgccgccgccgccgctccggccccgtcctcctcttcctcctcgtcctcgtcgctGTCCCTCGCCTCCGCCACCACGCAGACCTCGGGCCTGGACGGCGCCGCGCTGTCGCCCAGCAACAGCTACGAGGCCTCGCCGCCGCCCCTCTACCCCCCCAGCGCGGCGGCGCAGCGCTCGTTCAGCTACGACATGATGGCCGACGAGGAGTGGGACCTGGAGGAGAAGGTGGCGGAGTACATGAG GCGGGACAGCAACCTGGTGAAGGAGGAGATCAAAACGTTCCTCAACAATCGGAGGATCTCTCAGGCCATCGTCGGCCAGGTCACAG GCATCAGCCAGAGCTACATCTCCCAGTGGCTGCTGCAGCAGGGCCTGGAGATGAGCGACTCCAAGCGCCGCGCCTTCTACCGCTGGTACCTGCTGGAGAGGAACAACCCAG GTGCCACCTTGTCCATGCGCTCTCTGGTGAAGGAGGAGCCTGATTGGAGGACGGGCGTCATGGCGGCCGACAGGGCGGGGCTTGTGGGCGGGCCCCTGAGGCTGCGCAGAGGAAGCcgcttcacctggaggaagGAGTGCCAATCAATCATGGAGAG TTTCTTCATGGAGAACCAGTACCCGGACGAGGCGAAGCGAGAGGAGATCGCCAACGCCTGTAACTCCGTCATTCAGAAACCGG GCTGCAAACTGTCCGAGTTTGAGCGCGTGACGGCGCTGAAGGTGTACAACTGGTTCGCCAACCGTcggaaggagatgaagagaaggGCGAATATCG AAGCTGCCATTTTGGAAAGCCATGGAATCGAGGTGCCAAGTCCAAGCTGCCACTCGAATGGCGAGGAGGGAGAGATGCCGGAGTTCGCCGACCAGGTGACTCATCGATTCTCAGAGCAG GAAGACGCCTCCTCCCACAGGACCGCTGAGCAACAAGACCCCTCCTTGTTGTTGGCGACCACGGAGGCCGCGGCGGCCCCCccgagccccgcccccccgcctcAGGGCCTGGATcggaaggaggaggcggaggaggaagaggaggaggaagatccgAAAAGGGAGACGGTGGACGAAGAGTGA
- the zgc:91944 gene encoding homeobox-containing protein 1 isoform X5, with product MRQWCVPAATPRAEPLPPGRLSVSPPPSDARMEFCEAEPRYTLEQIDLLQRLRLSGMTKPQILHALESLERLDPDHRPPHGDSQPAPSNSNNNINNAANNNINNATPAAAAAPAPSSSSSSSSSLSLASATTQTSGLDGAALSPSNSYEASPPPLYPPSAAAQRSFSYDMMADEEWDLEEKVAEYMRRDSNLVKEEIKTFLNNRRISQAIVGQVTGISQSYISQWLLQQGLEMSDSKRRAFYRWYLLERNNPGATLSMRSLVKEEPDWRTGVMAADRAGLVGGPLRLRRGSRFTWRKECQSIMESFFMENQYPDEAKREEIANACNSVIQKPGCKLSEFERVTALKVYNWFANRRKEMKRRANIAAILESHGIEVPSPSCHSNGEEGEMPEFADQVTHRFSEQEDASSHRTAEQQDPSLLLATTEAAAAPPSPAPPPQGLDRKEEAEEEEEEEDPKRETVDEE from the exons ACGCCAGGATGGAGTTCTGCGAGGCGGAGCCGCGCTACACCCTGGAGCAGATCGACCTCCTGCAGCGCCTGCGTCTCTCCGGCATGACCAAACCTCAGATCCTCCACGCCTTGGAGTCGCTGGAGCGGCTGGACCCGGACCACCGCCCGCCACACGGCGACTCCCAACCCGCCCCgtccaacagcaacaacaacatcaacaacgccgccaacaacaacatcaacaacgccacgcccgccgccgccgccgctccggccccgtcctcctcttcctcctcgtcctcgtcgctGTCCCTCGCCTCCGCCACCACGCAGACCTCGGGCCTGGACGGCGCCGCGCTGTCGCCCAGCAACAGCTACGAGGCCTCGCCGCCGCCCCTCTACCCCCCCAGCGCGGCGGCGCAGCGCTCGTTCAGCTACGACATGATGGCCGACGAGGAGTGGGACCTGGAGGAGAAGGTGGCGGAGTACATGAG GCGGGACAGCAACCTGGTGAAGGAGGAGATCAAAACGTTCCTCAACAATCGGAGGATCTCTCAGGCCATCGTCGGCCAGGTCACAG GCATCAGCCAGAGCTACATCTCCCAGTGGCTGCTGCAGCAGGGCCTGGAGATGAGCGACTCCAAGCGCCGCGCCTTCTACCGCTGGTACCTGCTGGAGAGGAACAACCCAG GTGCCACCTTGTCCATGCGCTCTCTGGTGAAGGAGGAGCCTGATTGGAGGACGGGCGTCATGGCGGCCGACAGGGCGGGGCTTGTGGGCGGGCCCCTGAGGCTGCGCAGAGGAAGCcgcttcacctggaggaagGAGTGCCAATCAATCATGGAGAG TTTCTTCATGGAGAACCAGTACCCGGACGAGGCGAAGCGAGAGGAGATCGCCAACGCCTGTAACTCCGTCATTCAGAAACCGG GCTGCAAACTGTCCGAGTTTGAGCGCGTGACGGCGCTGAAGGTGTACAACTGGTTCGCCAACCGTcggaaggagatgaagagaaggGCGAATATCG CTGCCATTTTGGAAAGCCATGGAATCGAGGTGCCAAGTCCAAGCTGCCACTCGAATGGCGAGGAGGGAGAGATGCCGGAGTTCGCCGACCAGGTGACTCATCGATTCTCAGAGCAG GAAGACGCCTCCTCCCACAGGACCGCTGAGCAACAAGACCCCTCCTTGTTGTTGGCGACCACGGAGGCCGCGGCGGCCCCCccgagccccgcccccccgcctcAGGGCCTGGATcggaaggaggaggcggaggaggaagaggaggaggaagatccgAAAAGGGAGACGGTGGACGAAGAGTGA
- the zgc:91944 gene encoding homeobox-containing protein 1 isoform X3, which translates to MRQWCVPAATPRAEPLPPGRLSVSPPPSDARMEFCEAEPRYTLEQIDLLQRLRLSGMTKPQILHALESLERLDPDHRPPHGDSQPAPSNSNNNINNAANNNINNATPAAAAAPAPSSSSSSSSSLSLASATTQTSGLDGAALSPSNSYEASPPPLYPPSAAAQRSFSYDMMADEEWDLEEKVAEYMRRDSNLVKEEIKTFLNNRRISQAIVGQVTGISQSYISQWLLQQGLEMSDSKRRAFYRWYLLERNNPGLRWSESQHGVSPAPRARDGGPVAGASGCLPNPNTNLNPNPNPVWSRQRELLMHLLPWYAAAAAQAQPGATLSMRSLVKEEPDWRTGVMAADRAGLVGGPLRLRRGSRFTWRKECQSIMESFFMENQYPDEAKREEIANACNSVIQKPGCKLSEFERVTALKVYNWFANRRKEMKRRANIEAAILESHGIEVPSPSCHSNGEEGEMPEFADQEDASSHRTAEQQDPSLLLATTEAAAAPPSPAPPPQGLDRKEEAEEEEEEEDPKRETVDEE; encoded by the exons ACGCCAGGATGGAGTTCTGCGAGGCGGAGCCGCGCTACACCCTGGAGCAGATCGACCTCCTGCAGCGCCTGCGTCTCTCCGGCATGACCAAACCTCAGATCCTCCACGCCTTGGAGTCGCTGGAGCGGCTGGACCCGGACCACCGCCCGCCACACGGCGACTCCCAACCCGCCCCgtccaacagcaacaacaacatcaacaacgccgccaacaacaacatcaacaacgccacgcccgccgccgccgccgctccggccccgtcctcctcttcctcctcgtcctcgtcgctGTCCCTCGCCTCCGCCACCACGCAGACCTCGGGCCTGGACGGCGCCGCGCTGTCGCCCAGCAACAGCTACGAGGCCTCGCCGCCGCCCCTCTACCCCCCCAGCGCGGCGGCGCAGCGCTCGTTCAGCTACGACATGATGGCCGACGAGGAGTGGGACCTGGAGGAGAAGGTGGCGGAGTACATGAG GCGGGACAGCAACCTGGTGAAGGAGGAGATCAAAACGTTCCTCAACAATCGGAGGATCTCTCAGGCCATCGTCGGCCAGGTCACAG GCATCAGCCAGAGCTACATCTCCCAGTGGCTGCTGCAGCAGGGCCTGGAGATGAGCGACTCCAAGCGCCGCGCCTTCTACCGCTGGTACCTGCTGGAGAGGAACAACCCAG GGCTGAGGTGGAGTGAAAGCCAGCACGGCGTGAGCCCCGCGCCCCGGGCCCGGGACGGCGGGCCGGTGGCGGGCGCCAGCGGCTGCCTCCCCAACCCCAACACCAACCTCAACCCCAACCCCAACCCGGTGTGGAGCAGGCAGAGAGAGCTGCTGATGCACCTGCTGCCGTggtacgccgccgccgccgcccaggCCCAGCCAG GTGCCACCTTGTCCATGCGCTCTCTGGTGAAGGAGGAGCCTGATTGGAGGACGGGCGTCATGGCGGCCGACAGGGCGGGGCTTGTGGGCGGGCCCCTGAGGCTGCGCAGAGGAAGCcgcttcacctggaggaagGAGTGCCAATCAATCATGGAGAG TTTCTTCATGGAGAACCAGTACCCGGACGAGGCGAAGCGAGAGGAGATCGCCAACGCCTGTAACTCCGTCATTCAGAAACCGG GCTGCAAACTGTCCGAGTTTGAGCGCGTGACGGCGCTGAAGGTGTACAACTGGTTCGCCAACCGTcggaaggagatgaagagaaggGCGAATATCG AAGCTGCCATTTTGGAAAGCCATGGAATCGAGGTGCCAAGTCCAAGCTGCCACTCGAATGGCGAGGAGGGAGAGATGCCGGAGTTCGCCGACCAG GAAGACGCCTCCTCCCACAGGACCGCTGAGCAACAAGACCCCTCCTTGTTGTTGGCGACCACGGAGGCCGCGGCGGCCCCCccgagccccgcccccccgcctcAGGGCCTGGATcggaaggaggaggcggaggaggaagaggaggaggaagatccgAAAAGGGAGACGGTGGACGAAGAGTGA
- the zgc:91944 gene encoding homeobox-containing protein 1 isoform X1, whose amino-acid sequence MRQWCVPAATPRAEPLPPGRLSVSPPPSDARMEFCEAEPRYTLEQIDLLQRLRLSGMTKPQILHALESLERLDPDHRPPHGDSQPAPSNSNNNINNAANNNINNATPAAAAAPAPSSSSSSSSSLSLASATTQTSGLDGAALSPSNSYEASPPPLYPPSAAAQRSFSYDMMADEEWDLEEKVAEYMRRDSNLVKEEIKTFLNNRRISQAIVGQVTGISQSYISQWLLQQGLEMSDSKRRAFYRWYLLERNNPGLRWSESQHGVSPAPRARDGGPVAGASGCLPNPNTNLNPNPNPVWSRQRELLMHLLPWYAAAAAQAQPGATLSMRSLVKEEPDWRTGVMAADRAGLVGGPLRLRRGSRFTWRKECQSIMESFFMENQYPDEAKREEIANACNSVIQKPGCKLSEFERVTALKVYNWFANRRKEMKRRANIEAAILESHGIEVPSPSCHSNGEEGEMPEFADQVTHRFSEQEDASSHRTAEQQDPSLLLATTEAAAAPPSPAPPPQGLDRKEEAEEEEEEEDPKRETVDEE is encoded by the exons ACGCCAGGATGGAGTTCTGCGAGGCGGAGCCGCGCTACACCCTGGAGCAGATCGACCTCCTGCAGCGCCTGCGTCTCTCCGGCATGACCAAACCTCAGATCCTCCACGCCTTGGAGTCGCTGGAGCGGCTGGACCCGGACCACCGCCCGCCACACGGCGACTCCCAACCCGCCCCgtccaacagcaacaacaacatcaacaacgccgccaacaacaacatcaacaacgccacgcccgccgccgccgccgctccggccccgtcctcctcttcctcctcgtcctcgtcgctGTCCCTCGCCTCCGCCACCACGCAGACCTCGGGCCTGGACGGCGCCGCGCTGTCGCCCAGCAACAGCTACGAGGCCTCGCCGCCGCCCCTCTACCCCCCCAGCGCGGCGGCGCAGCGCTCGTTCAGCTACGACATGATGGCCGACGAGGAGTGGGACCTGGAGGAGAAGGTGGCGGAGTACATGAG GCGGGACAGCAACCTGGTGAAGGAGGAGATCAAAACGTTCCTCAACAATCGGAGGATCTCTCAGGCCATCGTCGGCCAGGTCACAG GCATCAGCCAGAGCTACATCTCCCAGTGGCTGCTGCAGCAGGGCCTGGAGATGAGCGACTCCAAGCGCCGCGCCTTCTACCGCTGGTACCTGCTGGAGAGGAACAACCCAG GGCTGAGGTGGAGTGAAAGCCAGCACGGCGTGAGCCCCGCGCCCCGGGCCCGGGACGGCGGGCCGGTGGCGGGCGCCAGCGGCTGCCTCCCCAACCCCAACACCAACCTCAACCCCAACCCCAACCCGGTGTGGAGCAGGCAGAGAGAGCTGCTGATGCACCTGCTGCCGTggtacgccgccgccgccgcccaggCCCAGCCAG GTGCCACCTTGTCCATGCGCTCTCTGGTGAAGGAGGAGCCTGATTGGAGGACGGGCGTCATGGCGGCCGACAGGGCGGGGCTTGTGGGCGGGCCCCTGAGGCTGCGCAGAGGAAGCcgcttcacctggaggaagGAGTGCCAATCAATCATGGAGAG TTTCTTCATGGAGAACCAGTACCCGGACGAGGCGAAGCGAGAGGAGATCGCCAACGCCTGTAACTCCGTCATTCAGAAACCGG GCTGCAAACTGTCCGAGTTTGAGCGCGTGACGGCGCTGAAGGTGTACAACTGGTTCGCCAACCGTcggaaggagatgaagagaaggGCGAATATCG AAGCTGCCATTTTGGAAAGCCATGGAATCGAGGTGCCAAGTCCAAGCTGCCACTCGAATGGCGAGGAGGGAGAGATGCCGGAGTTCGCCGACCAGGTGACTCATCGATTCTCAGAGCAG GAAGACGCCTCCTCCCACAGGACCGCTGAGCAACAAGACCCCTCCTTGTTGTTGGCGACCACGGAGGCCGCGGCGGCCCCCccgagccccgcccccccgcctcAGGGCCTGGATcggaaggaggaggcggaggaggaagaggaggaggaagatccgAAAAGGGAGACGGTGGACGAAGAGTGA